From a single Sander vitreus isolate 19-12246 chromosome 2, sanVit1, whole genome shotgun sequence genomic region:
- the LOC144532314 gene encoding uncharacterized protein LOC144532314, with protein sequence MPFHIILTHMSSCQPCFHLHLVAKVARHTIQECSLAFIDHKPPGINMVEYLHEAKACTPHPHILTLGNGQSAFRAFVIIAGQALEQEALLQAVDVCFEAFFVSDIKYLKQCEHVWGFIRTVMYEMPGGESNMETFVQSRTPACQ encoded by the exons ATGCCATTCCACATCATCTTGACACATATGTCTTCCTGCCAGCCTTGCTTCCACCTTCACCTTGTGGCGAAAGTGGCTCGCCACACCATTCAGGAATGCAGCTTGGCCTTCATCGACCATAAGCCT CCTGGAATAAACATGGTGGAGTACCTCCATGAGGCCAAGGCATGCACACCACACCCCCACATCCTGACGCTGGGGAACGGTCAGAGTGCGTTTCGGGCCTTCGTCATAATAGCTGGACAGGCCCTGGAACAAGAAGCACTGCTACAGGCCGTTGATGTCTGCTTCGAGGCATTCTTTGTCTCTGACATTAAATACCTGAAGCAGTGTGAACATGTGTGGGGATTCATACGGACTGTAATGTATGAAATGCCAGGAGGGGAGTCTAACATGGAAACGTTTGTTCAAAGCAGAACACCGGCGTGCCAGTAG